A window of the Desulfobacula toluolica Tol2 genome harbors these coding sequences:
- the dsrA gene encoding dissimilatory-type sulfite reductase subunit alpha, with amino-acid sequence MAKHETPFLDQLESGPWPSFVSDLKQQAEVRAKNEKGVEFQIPQDCVDDLLGIVELSYKHGRTHWKHGGIVGVFGYGGGVIGRYCDQPQAFPGVEHFHTMRVNQPAGKYYTTDYLRKLTDLWDFRGSGVTNMHGATGDIILLGTTTPQLEEVFWTLTHDYNQDLGGSGSNLRTPADCLGQSRCEYACYDTNALVHFLTNEYQDELHRPAFPYKFKFKLDGCPNCCVASIARSDMSFIGTWKDDIRIDQDAVNKYVENDAAYPANAGAHKGGDWGPFDIEKEVIALCPTGCMKFENKKLAIDNANCTRCMHCINVMPKALKIGKETGCSILCGAKAPILDGAQMGSLLVPFIEVNPDNDYEAITEVIENIWDWWMEEGKNRERLGELIMRQGFQKLLEVTGIEAMPQHVQYPRTNPYIFWKEDEVTGGWERDVEEYRKHHQR; translated from the coding sequence ATGGCTAAGCATGAAACTCCTTTCCTGGATCAGTTAGAATCCGGCCCATGGCCTAGCTTTGTCTCTGACCTGAAACAGCAGGCTGAAGTCAGAGCAAAAAATGAAAAAGGCGTGGAATTCCAGATTCCCCAGGATTGTGTAGACGATCTTCTTGGGATTGTGGAACTTTCTTACAAGCATGGACGAACCCATTGGAAACATGGTGGTATCGTAGGTGTTTTTGGTTATGGCGGTGGCGTTATCGGTAGATATTGTGATCAGCCTCAGGCATTTCCAGGTGTTGAGCATTTTCATACAATGCGTGTAAACCAGCCTGCAGGTAAGTATTATACAACTGATTATCTTAGAAAATTGACCGACCTTTGGGACTTCAGGGGTTCCGGTGTTACCAATATGCATGGCGCAACCGGTGATATCATTCTTCTGGGAACAACTACTCCTCAGTTAGAAGAAGTTTTCTGGACACTGACACATGATTACAATCAGGATCTTGGCGGATCAGGTTCCAACCTGAGAACACCTGCTGACTGTCTTGGCCAGTCCAGATGTGAATATGCATGCTATGATACAAATGCACTGGTTCACTTTTTGACTAACGAATATCAAGATGAGCTTCATCGTCCTGCTTTCCCGTACAAGTTTAAATTCAAACTTGATGGCTGCCCCAACTGCTGCGTAGCATCTATTGCCCGTTCCGACATGTCTTTTATCGGAACCTGGAAAGATGATATCCGGATTGATCAGGATGCAGTCAACAAATATGTTGAAAATGACGCTGCATATCCTGCCAACGCCGGTGCCCATAAAGGCGGAGACTGGGGTCCTTTTGACATTGAAAAAGAAGTTATTGCGCTTTGCCCCACCGGATGCATGAAGTTTGAAAATAAAAAATTAGCCATTGACAATGCCAATTGTACTCGCTGCATGCATTGTATCAATGTAATGCCAAAAGCTCTTAAAATCGGTAAAGAAACAGGATGTTCCATCCTTTGCGGTGCAAAAGCTCCTATTCTTGATGGTGCTCAGATGGGTTCTCTGCTGGTTCCGTTTATTGAAGTTAATCCTGACAATGATTATGAAGCAATTACAGAAGTCATTGAAAATATTTGGGATTGGTGGATGGAAGAAGGTAAAAACCGTGAAAGACTTGGTGAGCTGATCATGCGTCAGGGATTCCAGAAACTTCTTGAAGTAACTGGTATCGAAGCAATGCCTCAGCATGTACAATATCCGAGAACCAACCCGTATATCTTCTGGAAAGAGGATGAGGTTACCGGCGGCTGGGAACGTGATGTTGAAGAATACAGAAAACACCATCAAAGATAA
- the dsrB gene encoding dissimilatory-type sulfite reductase subunit beta, which produces MAFISTGYDPKKPMENRITDIGPRDYNEFYPPVIAKNKGKWSHHEILEPGVLVHVADSGDEVYTVRVGGARLMSTTHINEICEIADKHCDGHLRFTTRNNVEFMVDSKDKLEPLKNDLASRKFDGGSFKFPIGGTGAGITNIVHTQGWIHCHTPATDASGTVKASMDALFADFQDMRLPAHLRVSMACCLNMCGAVHCSDIAILGYHRKPPMLDHEYLDKVCEIPLAVSACPTAAIKPSKQTLADGTEVKSVSVKNERCMYCGNCYTMCPSMPLADTEGDGIVLMAGGKVSNRISDPKFSKVVVGFLPNEMPRWPSMTAAITRMVEAYAKGANKYERLGDWAERIGWEKFFEACELEFTHHLIDDFRQQAYMSWRQSTQFKF; this is translated from the coding sequence ATGGCATTTATTTCTACGGGTTATGATCCCAAAAAACCGATGGAAAACAGAATCACTGACATCGGCCCCAGAGACTATAATGAGTTTTATCCTCCAGTGATCGCAAAAAATAAAGGCAAATGGTCTCATCATGAAATCCTTGAGCCGGGCGTCCTCGTTCATGTTGCTGATTCCGGAGATGAAGTATATACAGTAAGAGTTGGTGGTGCGCGTTTGATGAGTACCACCCATATCAATGAGATCTGTGAAATTGCTGACAAACATTGTGACGGGCACCTTCGTTTCACTACCCGTAATAATGTTGAATTCATGGTTGACTCAAAAGATAAACTTGAACCCTTGAAAAATGATCTGGCATCCAGAAAATTTGATGGTGGTTCCTTTAAGTTTCCCATCGGCGGAACAGGTGCCGGTATCACAAATATCGTTCATACCCAGGGCTGGATTCACTGCCATACACCTGCAACAGATGCTTCCGGTACTGTAAAAGCATCAATGGACGCATTGTTTGCTGACTTCCAGGACATGAGACTTCCTGCACATCTTAGAGTTTCCATGGCTTGCTGCCTGAATATGTGCGGCGCAGTTCATTGTTCTGATATCGCTATCCTCGGATATCACAGAAAACCGCCAATGCTGGATCATGAATATCTTGATAAAGTTTGTGAAATTCCTTTGGCTGTTTCTGCTTGTCCTACCGCAGCAATCAAACCTTCAAAACAGACTCTTGCTGACGGCACGGAAGTAAAATCTGTTTCTGTTAAAAATGAAAGATGCATGTATTGTGGTAACTGCTACACCATGTGTCCTTCCATGCCTCTGGCTGATACAGAAGGTGATGGTATTGTTCTTATGGCAGGTGGTAAAGTTTCCAACAGGATTTCCGATCCTAAATTTTCTAAAGTTGTTGTTGGCTTTTTGCCCAATGAAATGCCAAGATGGCCTTCCATGACAGCTGCTATCACCAGAATGGTTGAAGCCTATGCCAAAGGTGCCAATAAATACGAGCGTCTGGGTGACTGGGCTGAGAGAATCGGATGGGAAAAATTCTTTGAAGCATGTGAACTTGAGTTCACACATCACCTGATTGATGATTTCCGTCAGCAGGCATACATGAGCTGGCGTCAGTCAACTCAGTTCAAATTCTAA